In one Nocardioides luteus genomic region, the following are encoded:
- a CDS encoding CoA-acylating methylmalonate-semialdehyde dehydrogenase encodes MTDLPILDHWIGGATNPGTGTRLGDVYNPALGTVQKHVRFASAADVDTAVTAAKKAYDEWSETSLTRRTAVLFKFRELLNARKGELAEILTAEHGKVLSDAAGEIARGLEVVEFACGLSHLLKGTVSEQVSTGVDVTTLKQPLGVVGIISPFNFPAMVPMWFFPIAIAAGNTVVIKPSEKDPTASNWIAELWAEAGLPDGVYNVVHGDKEAVDALLDNPDVASISFVGSTPIARYVYERGTAAGKRVQALGGAKNHMLVLPDADLDLVADSAVNAGFGSAGERCMAISVVLAVDSVADSLISKITSRMATLKTGDGTRGTDMGPLITGAHRDKVASYVDVAAADGAEVVVDGRGIDVDGDPNGFWVGPTLVDRVPTTSTVYTEEIFGPVLSVVRVSGYEEGLELINSGQFGNGTAIFTNDGGAARRFQREVQVGMVGVNVPIPVPVAYHSFGGWKASLFGDAKAYGPAGLDFFTREKAVTTRWLDPSHGGINLGFPQNS; translated from the coding sequence ATGACCGATCTCCCCATCCTCGACCACTGGATCGGCGGGGCCACCAACCCCGGCACCGGCACCCGTCTCGGCGACGTCTACAACCCCGCGTTGGGCACCGTCCAGAAGCACGTACGCTTCGCCTCGGCCGCCGACGTCGACACCGCCGTCACCGCGGCGAAGAAGGCCTACGACGAGTGGAGCGAGACCTCGCTGACGCGGCGTACGGCCGTGCTCTTCAAGTTCCGCGAGCTGCTCAACGCCCGCAAGGGCGAGCTCGCCGAGATCCTGACCGCCGAGCACGGCAAGGTGCTCTCGGACGCCGCCGGCGAGATCGCCCGCGGGCTCGAGGTCGTCGAGTTCGCCTGCGGGCTCTCCCACCTGCTCAAGGGCACCGTCTCCGAGCAGGTCTCCACCGGGGTCGACGTGACCACCCTGAAGCAGCCGCTCGGGGTCGTGGGCATCATCAGCCCGTTCAACTTCCCGGCGATGGTGCCGATGTGGTTCTTCCCGATCGCGATCGCGGCCGGCAACACGGTGGTGATCAAGCCGTCGGAGAAGGACCCGACCGCGTCGAACTGGATCGCGGAGCTGTGGGCCGAGGCGGGGTTGCCCGACGGCGTCTACAACGTCGTCCACGGTGACAAGGAGGCGGTCGACGCGCTCCTCGACAACCCCGACGTCGCCTCGATCTCCTTCGTCGGCTCCACCCCGATCGCCCGCTACGTCTACGAGCGCGGCACCGCCGCCGGCAAGCGCGTCCAAGCGCTCGGCGGTGCGAAGAACCACATGCTCGTCCTGCCCGACGCCGACCTCGACCTGGTCGCCGACTCGGCGGTCAACGCGGGCTTCGGATCGGCCGGTGAGCGCTGCATGGCGATCTCGGTGGTGCTCGCGGTCGACTCGGTGGCCGACAGCCTGATCTCGAAGATCACCTCCCGGATGGCCACGCTCAAGACCGGCGACGGCACCCGCGGCACCGACATGGGCCCGCTGATCACCGGGGCTCACCGCGACAAGGTGGCGAGCTATGTCGACGTGGCGGCCGCCGACGGCGCCGAGGTCGTCGTCGACGGCCGCGGGATCGACGTGGACGGCGACCCCAACGGGTTCTGGGTCGGGCCGACGTTGGTCGACCGGGTGCCGACCACCTCGACCGTCTACACCGAGGAGATCTTCGGCCCGGTGCTCTCGGTCGTCCGCGTCTCCGGCTACGAGGAGGGCCTGGAGCTGATCAACTCGGGCCAGTTCGGCAACGGCACCGCGATCTTCACCAACGACGGCGGCGCTGCGCGCCGGTTCCAGCGTGAGGTGCAGGTCGGCATGGTCGGTGTGAACGTGCCGATCCCCGTGCCGGTCGCCTACCACTCCTTCGGCGGCTGGAAGGCGTCGCTGTTCGGCGATGCGAAGGCCTACGGTCCCGCCGGGCTGGACTTCTTCACCCGCGAGAAGGCCGTCACCACCCGGTGGCTCGACCCCTCGCACGGCGGGATCAACCTCGGGTTCCCGCAGAACTCCTAG
- a CDS encoding DEAD/DEAH box helicase, translating to MAQGAATRRNNRSGRSRSNGNAGKSGQNGRRKGVHKDNEGIIPVLAQVVREVESAVQRRSAMPDVRTKFQVVALLARDERHRVLEDETLNEGRRAEQLKRLDGIATILAKTATMDSRLFELLAEDAEISEAAVDLKHELMARGGVDVPEDEEEDEDETPAVVVPDKRVVPTSVIQRQLSNPFLAPDFTNARPPVHARRLSGWELLGPLFRSFEYADSGPSCMPLPDPPAYGPGHVDAPGTRELMHHQAQLVASAAEGHRSYLLADEPGLGKTAQALLAAEAANAYPLLVVVPNVVKANWAREVSLWTPSKKATVVHGNGEDIDGFADIIVVNYEILDRHVGWLGEFGFKGMVVDEAHFIKNKSSQRSQHVLALSEKIRQRTANPLLMALTGTPLINDIEDFRAIWQFLGWIDDVKPLNGLLEGLEETGLTPQDNSFYGAARRVVVNQGIVRRRKIDVASDIPARRVADLPVELDDAEGRSIRAAEAELAKRMMQRYDTAIETRVTGAKPAPGELDLELIRRVATWEREDQDASTGENVFGMMRRIGRAKASLAADYAAQLARNVGKVVFFAKHIEVMDTAQKLFEERGIRYSTIRGDQTSKAREKAIDEFMNDPEVEIIVCSLTAAGVGVNLQAASNLVLAELSWTDAEQTQAIDRVHRIGQTEPVTAWRIIASQTIDTRIAELIDSKAGLAARALDGSDEEVTDSADVQLEALVSLLTDALRKRESGRRGRRAA from the coding sequence TTGGCTCAGGGAGCCGCTACCCGGCGCAACAACCGGTCCGGCCGTTCACGTAGCAACGGCAACGCCGGCAAGTCCGGGCAGAACGGTCGCCGCAAGGGCGTCCACAAGGACAACGAGGGCATCATCCCGGTGCTCGCTCAGGTCGTCCGCGAGGTCGAGTCGGCGGTTCAGCGCCGCTCGGCGATGCCCGACGTACGGACCAAGTTCCAGGTCGTCGCGCTGCTCGCCCGAGACGAGCGCCACCGCGTGCTCGAGGACGAGACCCTCAACGAGGGCCGTCGCGCCGAGCAGCTCAAGCGTCTGGACGGGATCGCCACGATCCTGGCCAAGACCGCGACCATGGACTCGCGTCTGTTCGAGCTCCTCGCCGAGGACGCCGAGATCTCCGAGGCCGCCGTCGACCTCAAGCACGAGCTGATGGCCCGTGGTGGCGTCGACGTGCCCGAGGACGAGGAGGAGGACGAGGACGAGACCCCCGCCGTCGTCGTCCCCGACAAGCGCGTGGTCCCGACGAGCGTCATCCAGCGCCAGCTCTCCAACCCCTTCCTGGCGCCCGACTTCACCAACGCCCGCCCGCCGGTGCACGCCCGCCGGCTCTCCGGCTGGGAGCTCCTCGGGCCGCTGTTCCGCAGCTTCGAGTACGCCGACTCCGGGCCGTCCTGCATGCCGCTGCCCGACCCGCCCGCCTACGGCCCCGGCCACGTCGACGCGCCCGGCACCCGCGAGCTCATGCACCACCAGGCGCAGCTCGTCGCCTCGGCGGCCGAGGGACACCGCTCCTACCTGCTGGCCGACGAGCCCGGCCTCGGCAAGACCGCCCAGGCGCTGCTCGCCGCCGAGGCGGCCAACGCCTACCCGCTGCTGGTGGTCGTGCCCAACGTCGTCAAGGCCAACTGGGCCCGCGAGGTCAGCCTCTGGACGCCGTCCAAGAAGGCGACCGTCGTGCACGGCAACGGTGAGGACATCGACGGCTTCGCCGACATCATCGTGGTCAACTACGAGATCCTCGACCGCCACGTCGGCTGGCTCGGCGAGTTCGGCTTCAAGGGCATGGTCGTCGACGAGGCCCACTTCATCAAGAACAAGTCCTCCCAGCGTTCCCAGCACGTGCTGGCCCTCTCGGAGAAGATCCGGCAGCGTACGGCCAACCCGCTGCTGATGGCCCTGACCGGGACCCCGCTGATCAACGACATCGAGGACTTCCGGGCGATCTGGCAGTTCCTCGGCTGGATCGACGACGTCAAGCCGCTCAACGGGCTGCTCGAGGGGCTCGAGGAGACCGGGCTGACCCCGCAGGACAACAGCTTCTACGGCGCCGCTCGCCGTGTCGTCGTCAACCAGGGCATCGTGCGCCGCCGCAAGATCGACGTCGCCAGCGACATCCCGGCGCGGCGCGTGGCCGACCTCCCGGTCGAGCTCGACGACGCCGAGGGCCGCTCGATCCGGGCCGCCGAGGCCGAGCTGGCCAAGCGGATGATGCAGCGCTACGACACCGCGATCGAGACCCGGGTGACCGGCGCCAAGCCGGCTCCGGGCGAGCTCGACCTCGAGCTGATCCGTCGGGTCGCCACCTGGGAGCGCGAGGACCAGGACGCCTCCACCGGCGAGAACGTCTTCGGCATGATGCGCCGCATCGGCCGGGCGAAGGCGTCGCTGGCCGCCGACTACGCCGCCCAGCTGGCGCGCAACGTCGGCAAGGTCGTCTTCTTCGCCAAGCACATCGAGGTCATGGACACCGCGCAGAAGCTCTTCGAGGAGCGCGGCATCCGCTACTCCACGATCCGCGGCGACCAGACCTCGAAGGCGCGCGAGAAGGCCATCGACGAGTTCATGAACGACCCCGAGGTCGAGATCATCGTCTGCTCGCTGACCGCCGCCGGTGTCGGCGTCAACCTGCAGGCCGCCTCCAACCTGGTCCTGGCCGAGCTCTCCTGGACCGACGCCGAGCAGACCCAGGCGATCGACCGGGTCCACCGCATCGGCCAGACCGAGCCCGTCACGGCCTGGCGCATCATCGCGAGCCAGACCATCGACACCCGGATCGCCGAGCTGATCGACTCCAAGGCCGGACTCGCGGCTCGTGCCCTGGACGGCTCCGACGAGGAGGTCACCGACTCCGCCGACGTGCAGCTCGAGGCCCTGGTCTCGCTGCTCACCGACGCGCTGCGCAAGCGCGAGTCGGGCCGCCGGGGTCGTCGCGCCGCCTGA
- a CDS encoding endo-1,4-beta-xylanase — protein MKIRYLAAAVAATVAVAGTASSTAYAEPRGFQPPSDSLRSYGSQIGLRVGVAVNPEVLADDVLAGIAADEFSSLTPENEMKWETVEPTRGTYDWSGADAVVEFAEAHGQKVRGHTLLWHNQNPAWLTEGVANGTISAGELRAILKKHITDEVRHFRGKVYQWDVANEFFADSWSPAPLPNGMNGDNFWIKHLGTGIVADAFRWAHAADPKAQLFYNDYNIAGEDGNSAKSTAVYNWAKELIAQGVPIHGIGNQGHLDTQYGFSGERFRADLQRYADLGLKVAVTEADVRTFVDSAETQVPTDNLALFAHPYEFSQMLQACLAVRACTSFTVWGIDDTHSWVPGWFEGQGYALLWDVNKQPKVAYTTLKQDLRLALGAPRRR, from the coding sequence GTGAAAATTCGCTATCTGGCCGCCGCCGTCGCCGCGACGGTCGCAGTCGCCGGCACCGCGTCATCCACCGCTTACGCTGAGCCGCGAGGCTTCCAGCCCCCGTCGGACTCGCTCCGCTCCTACGGCTCCCAGATCGGCCTGCGCGTCGGGGTCGCGGTCAACCCCGAGGTGCTGGCCGACGACGTGCTCGCCGGCATCGCCGCCGACGAGTTCTCCAGCCTCACCCCCGAGAACGAGATGAAGTGGGAGACCGTCGAGCCCACCCGCGGCACCTACGACTGGTCGGGTGCCGACGCCGTCGTCGAGTTCGCCGAGGCCCATGGCCAGAAGGTGCGCGGTCACACCCTGCTCTGGCACAACCAGAACCCGGCCTGGCTGACCGAGGGCGTCGCCAACGGGACGATCAGCGCCGGCGAGCTCCGCGCGATCCTCAAGAAGCACATCACCGACGAGGTCCGCCACTTCCGCGGCAAGGTCTACCAGTGGGACGTCGCCAACGAGTTCTTCGCCGACTCCTGGAGCCCCGCCCCGCTCCCCAACGGCATGAACGGCGACAACTTCTGGATCAAGCACCTCGGCACCGGCATCGTCGCCGACGCCTTCCGCTGGGCCCATGCCGCCGACCCCAAGGCCCAGCTGTTCTACAACGACTACAACATCGCCGGTGAGGACGGGAACAGCGCCAAGTCGACCGCGGTCTACAACTGGGCCAAGGAGCTGATCGCCCAGGGTGTGCCGATCCACGGGATCGGCAACCAGGGTCACCTCGACACCCAGTACGGCTTCTCCGGCGAGCGGTTCCGCGCCGACCTGCAGCGCTACGCCGACCTGGGGCTGAAGGTCGCCGTCACCGAGGCCGACGTACGCACCTTCGTCGACTCCGCCGAGACCCAGGTCCCGACGGACAATCTGGCGCTCTTCGCCCATCCCTACGAGTTCTCGCAGATGCTCCAGGCCTGTCTGGCCGTACGCGCCTGCACCTCGTTCACGGTCTGGGGCATCGACGACACCCACTCGTGGGTACCGGGCTGGTTCGAAGGACAGGGCTACGCGCTGCTCTGGGACGTGAACAAGCAGCCCAAGGTGGCGTACACCACGCTGAAGCAGGACCTGCGGCTGGCTCTGGGGGCGCCCCGTCGCCGCTGA
- a CDS encoding alpha/beta hydrolase family protein, producing MAEKVTFKSTSGPMLAGLIDLPEGEVRGWGVFSHGFTLGKDSPAAARICKQLAAEGIGMLRFDNLGLGDSEGDWGDGSFTHKVADTVEATRFMAERGTPSELLVGHSFGGAAVLAAASEAVGVDAVATVGAPFQPAHVEHNYDAVLSRVMEDGEAPWMAGGKSLTLRKAFVHDVRRADLRHKIMQLKKPLLVMHSPTDTTVGIENASDIFNTARHPRSFVALEGSDHLLTKRGQAQRAARIISAWADQYLND from the coding sequence GTGGCTGAGAAGGTGACCTTCAAGAGTACGTCCGGACCCATGCTGGCCGGTCTCATCGACCTGCCCGAGGGTGAGGTGCGTGGCTGGGGAGTGTTCAGCCACGGCTTCACCCTCGGGAAGGACTCTCCGGCCGCCGCGCGGATCTGCAAGCAGCTGGCCGCCGAGGGCATCGGGATGCTGCGCTTCGACAACCTCGGGCTCGGTGACTCCGAGGGAGACTGGGGCGACGGCTCCTTCACCCACAAGGTCGCCGACACCGTCGAGGCCACCCGCTTCATGGCCGAGCGCGGCACCCCGTCCGAGCTCCTCGTCGGCCACTCCTTCGGCGGTGCGGCGGTCCTGGCCGCGGCCAGCGAGGCGGTCGGGGTCGACGCCGTCGCCACCGTCGGCGCCCCGTTCCAGCCGGCCCACGTCGAGCACAACTACGACGCCGTGCTCTCCCGGGTCATGGAGGACGGCGAGGCGCCGTGGATGGCCGGCGGCAAGTCGCTGACCCTGCGCAAGGCCTTCGTCCATGACGTACGCCGCGCCGACCTGCGCCACAAGATCATGCAGCTCAAGAAGCCGCTCCTGGTCATGCACAGCCCCACCGACACCACGGTCGGCATCGAGAACGCCTCCGACATCTTCAACACCGCCCGCCACCCGCGCTCCTTCGTGGCGCTCGAGGGCTCCGACCACCTCCTCACGAAGCGCGGCCAGGCCCAGCGCGCCGCGCGGATCATCTCGGCGTGGGCGGACCAGTATCTGAACGACTGA
- a CDS encoding chorismate mutase, producing MTEPDSAAHEELLRLRGSIDNLDAALVHLLAERFKCTEQVGRLKARAGFPPADPNREAIQIERLRRLSDDAGLDPEFAEKILNVIIAEVIRNHRQFLES from the coding sequence GTGACCGAACCCGATAGCGCCGCCCACGAAGAGCTCCTCCGTCTGCGCGGCAGCATCGACAACCTCGACGCCGCCCTCGTCCACCTTCTCGCCGAGCGCTTCAAGTGCACCGAGCAGGTGGGCCGGCTGAAGGCGCGCGCGGGGTTTCCTCCTGCCGACCCCAACCGCGAGGCGATCCAGATCGAGCGGCTCCGCCGCCTCTCCGACGACGCCGGCCTCGACCCGGAGTTCGCCGAGAAGATCCTCAACGTGATCATCGCCGAGGTGATCCGCAACCACCGGCAGTTCCTGGAGAGCTGA
- a CDS encoding NAD-dependent succinate-semialdehyde dehydrogenase codes for MSTTPPYQVTDPATGEVIETFPFATDAEVEEALARSQKAYEAWRATPIEERSAIVKRAADLFTERAAELGSIIRTEMGKKTSSGAGEAEFSGEITAYYADHGPELLKETDLPGHEGKAVIQRLPLGPVLGVMPWNYPYYQVARFAAPNLVAGNTVILKHAENCPRSSAAIAKIFEDAGLPEGVYQNLYATHEQIATMIADPRVRAVSLTGSERAGTAVAEAAGRNLKKVVLELGGSDPYIILDSDDIDEAAETAWATRMENVGQVCNGNKRMIVNEGVYDDFVAALTKRAAAMKPLEGEDGDDTVYSPLVARKAAEALRAQIQDAVDKGATLHAGGEISDGPDAFFAPAVLTDVTPEMRAYTEELFGPVAVVYKVSTDEEAVELANAVEYGLGGAVFSTDEARAIAVAQQLDVGMANVNTPAGEGADVPFGGTKRSGFGRELGPLGIDEFLNKRLFYVER; via the coding sequence ATGAGCACCACGCCTCCCTACCAGGTGACCGACCCCGCCACGGGTGAAGTGATCGAGACCTTCCCGTTCGCCACCGACGCCGAGGTGGAGGAGGCGCTGGCGCGGTCCCAGAAGGCGTACGAAGCCTGGCGCGCGACCCCGATCGAGGAGCGCTCCGCGATCGTGAAGCGCGCCGCGGACCTCTTCACCGAGCGCGCCGCGGAGCTCGGCTCGATCATCCGCACCGAGATGGGCAAGAAGACCTCCTCGGGCGCGGGCGAGGCGGAGTTCTCCGGCGAGATCACCGCCTACTACGCCGACCACGGCCCCGAGCTCCTCAAGGAGACCGACCTGCCCGGCCACGAGGGCAAGGCCGTCATCCAGCGCCTCCCGCTCGGCCCGGTCCTCGGCGTGATGCCGTGGAACTACCCCTACTACCAGGTCGCCCGCTTCGCCGCGCCCAACCTGGTCGCCGGCAACACCGTGATCCTCAAGCACGCCGAGAACTGCCCGCGCTCCTCGGCCGCGATCGCGAAGATCTTCGAGGACGCCGGCCTTCCCGAGGGCGTCTACCAGAACCTCTACGCCACCCACGAGCAGATCGCCACGATGATCGCCGACCCGCGGGTCCGCGCGGTCTCCCTGACCGGCTCCGAGCGCGCCGGCACGGCGGTCGCCGAGGCCGCCGGCCGCAACCTGAAGAAGGTCGTCCTCGAGCTCGGCGGCTCCGACCCCTACATCATCCTCGACTCCGACGACATCGACGAGGCCGCCGAGACCGCCTGGGCGACCCGGATGGAGAACGTCGGCCAGGTCTGCAACGGCAACAAGCGGATGATCGTGAACGAGGGCGTCTACGACGACTTCGTCGCGGCCCTCACCAAGCGCGCCGCCGCGATGAAGCCGCTCGAGGGGGAGGACGGCGACGACACCGTCTACTCCCCGCTGGTGGCCCGCAAGGCGGCCGAGGCGCTGCGCGCGCAGATCCAGGACGCGGTCGACAAGGGCGCCACGCTCCACGCCGGCGGCGAGATCTCCGACGGCCCCGACGCGTTCTTCGCACCCGCCGTCCTCACCGACGTCACCCCCGAGATGCGCGCCTACACCGAGGAGCTCTTCGGCCCGGTCGCCGTGGTCTACAAGGTGAGCACGGACGAGGAGGCCGTCGAGCTGGCCAACGCGGTCGAGTACGGCCTCGGCGGTGCCGTCTTCTCCACCGACGAGGCTCGCGCGATCGCCGTCGCCCAGCAGCTCGACGTCGGCATGGCCAACGTCAACACCCCGGCCGGCGAGGGCGCCGACGTCCCCTTCGGCGGCACCAAGCGCTCCGGCTTCGGCCGCGAGCTCGGCCCGCTCGGGATCGACGAGTTCCTCAACAAGCGCCTGTTCTACGTCGAGCGCTGA
- the trxA gene encoding thioredoxin → MPTVELGAENFESTVTDNEIVLVDFWASWCGPCRQFSPIYDAASEEHPEIVFGKVDTEAEQALAGAANITSIPTLMAFKKGNLVFSQPGALPAPALKQVIDAVVDLDIDKALAEQASKESGE, encoded by the coding sequence ATGCCCACCGTCGAGCTCGGCGCAGAGAACTTCGAGAGCACCGTCACCGACAACGAGATCGTTCTCGTCGACTTCTGGGCGTCCTGGTGCGGCCCGTGCCGCCAGTTCAGCCCGATCTACGACGCCGCCTCCGAGGAGCACCCGGAGATCGTCTTCGGCAAGGTCGACACCGAGGCCGAGCAGGCGCTCGCCGGTGCCGCCAACATCACCTCGATCCCGACGCTGATGGCCTTCAAGAAGGGCAACCTCGTCTTCTCCCAGCCCGGTGCGCTGCCCGCGCCCGCGCTCAAGCAGGTCATCGACGCGGTCGTCGACCTCGACATCGACAAGGCGCTGGCCGAGCAGGCCTCGAAGGAGTCCGGCGAGTAA
- a CDS encoding EcsC family protein — translation MSKKPKFPVKELIKAGPAAPQVLVGHLVATQGPEIARKVAADREEPGFDTEAYVDELIRKHRWLARLQGAGGGAMIAVAEVPAVIGGPAAVVAAAGTAILGDLVALAWIEQRLVMHIAAAYGQDLEDPARIDEFLRLAGVELLFAGGGSAAGTAGSRFGVRAASRWAANKTVEATKGMAQLVGARVARRVFLRGIPVLNIPLGVVLSDTATKRLGRRAREFYRARPRPA, via the coding sequence ATGAGCAAGAAGCCGAAGTTCCCGGTCAAGGAGCTGATCAAGGCAGGTCCGGCGGCGCCGCAGGTGCTGGTCGGGCACCTGGTGGCCACGCAGGGTCCGGAGATCGCCAGGAAGGTCGCCGCGGACCGCGAGGAGCCCGGCTTCGACACCGAGGCGTACGTCGACGAGCTGATCAGGAAGCACCGCTGGCTCGCCCGCCTGCAGGGCGCCGGCGGTGGCGCGATGATCGCGGTCGCCGAGGTGCCGGCCGTCATCGGCGGTCCCGCGGCTGTCGTGGCCGCGGCCGGCACGGCGATCCTCGGGGACCTGGTCGCCCTGGCGTGGATCGAGCAGCGGCTGGTGATGCACATCGCCGCGGCGTACGGGCAGGATCTGGAGGACCCGGCCCGGATCGACGAGTTCCTCAGGCTCGCCGGCGTGGAGCTGCTCTTCGCCGGCGGCGGCAGTGCGGCCGGCACCGCGGGCAGCCGGTTCGGCGTCCGTGCCGCCTCCCGCTGGGCGGCCAACAAGACCGTCGAGGCGACCAAGGGGATGGCGCAGCTCGTCGGTGCCCGGGTGGCCCGGCGTGTCTTCCTGCGCGGCATCCCGGTGCTCAACATCCCGCTCGGCGTGGTGCTCTCGGACACCGCCACCAAGCGTCTCGGACGGCGCGCACGCGAGTTCTACCGGGCGCGTCCGCGGCCTGCCTGA
- a CDS encoding FAD-binding protein, producing MRTETPAREAPGSTWARSYDYTARALVRPRSVEDVRDLVLREPRLRALGSRHSFTDLADTSGVLVSLDALESSPSLAGEVVRVPGGMRYGELAAWLEERGRALPNLASLPHISVAGAVATGTHGSGIGNGSLATSVTALEIVDGRGELVRVEAGSPDFAGAVVGIGALGVVTHLELATSPTYQIRQTVHDGLTYVDLREHLTEILGAAYSVSIFTRWEDEPDGSVGRVWVKSRSTTPEIPGTVLAAQPRHVIPGLDPAPCTEQLGVPGPWHERLPHFRLDFQPSVGAELQSEYLVPLDRAQEAVDAVRSLADRVRPLLQVGEIRAVAADDLWLSPAYGTDVLALHFTWNADPVGVGELLPELEQRLPAGTRPHWGKLFATSEPGAGFPRWDDFKDLVRRFDPDRRFWNAWLARVLD from the coding sequence ATGCGCACCGAGACCCCTGCCCGCGAAGCTCCCGGATCGACGTGGGCCCGCAGCTATGACTACACCGCCCGCGCGCTCGTGCGACCACGTTCCGTGGAGGACGTACGCGACCTCGTGCTGCGCGAGCCACGACTGCGGGCGCTGGGCTCTCGGCACTCCTTCACCGATCTGGCGGACACCTCGGGAGTGCTGGTCTCGCTCGACGCCCTGGAGTCCTCGCCGAGCCTGGCCGGGGAGGTCGTCCGGGTGCCCGGCGGGATGCGCTACGGCGAGCTCGCCGCCTGGCTCGAGGAGCGCGGCCGGGCGCTGCCCAACCTCGCCTCGCTCCCCCACATCTCCGTGGCCGGAGCGGTCGCGACGGGCACCCACGGCTCCGGGATCGGCAACGGGTCGCTGGCCACGTCCGTGACCGCGCTGGAGATCGTCGACGGCCGGGGCGAGCTGGTGCGCGTGGAGGCCGGGTCCCCCGACTTCGCGGGAGCCGTGGTGGGCATCGGCGCCCTGGGAGTCGTGACTCATCTCGAGCTGGCGACCTCGCCGACCTACCAGATCAGGCAGACGGTCCACGACGGCCTCACCTACGTTGACCTGCGAGAACATCTCACCGAGATCCTCGGGGCGGCCTACTCGGTCTCGATCTTCACGCGTTGGGAGGACGAGCCGGACGGCTCTGTCGGCCGGGTCTGGGTGAAGTCGCGCTCGACGACTCCGGAGATCCCCGGGACGGTCCTCGCGGCCCAGCCTCGCCATGTCATCCCCGGTCTCGACCCGGCCCCGTGCACCGAGCAGCTCGGGGTGCCGGGACCGTGGCACGAGCGGCTGCCCCACTTCCGGCTCGACTTCCAGCCCAGCGTCGGCGCGGAGCTGCAGAGCGAATACCTGGTGCCTCTCGACCGCGCCCAGGAAGCCGTCGACGCCGTCCGGTCGCTCGCCGACCGGGTCCGGCCGCTGCTGCAGGTCGGCGAGATCCGCGCGGTCGCGGCCGACGACCTGTGGCTCTCCCCCGCCTACGGCACCGACGTGCTGGCGCTGCACTTCACCTGGAACGCCGACCCGGTCGGCGTGGGCGAGCTCCTGCCCGAGCTGGAGCAGCGGCTCCCGGCCGGAACGCGGCCCCACTGGGGCAAGCTCTTCGCCACCTCGGAGCCCGGCGCCGGTTTCCCGCGCTGGGACGACTTCAAGGACCTGGTTCGCCGCTTCGACCCGGACCGCCGGTTCTGGAACGCCTGGCTGGCCCGGGTGCTCGACTGA